Within Melospiza georgiana isolate bMelGeo1 chromosome 21, bMelGeo1.pri, whole genome shotgun sequence, the genomic segment CCAGCGGCGCTTCCCCAGTGCCACGTTCGAGGGCAGGGGCCACGCGAGACGGCGGCGCCGACCAATGGCGAGCGGCATCGCGGGGAAAGGAGCCAATGGAGGCCTGCGGGCGGGGAGGGCGGACGGCGGCCAACCCGAGGCGGCGGCCGAGGGGCGTGCCCAAAGCGCCAGCCAATGGGCGGCGCGCAGTGGCCGGGGCAGCGGCGCCGGCCAATGGCAGGCGGGCGGCGCAGCCAATAGCGCGCAGCGGCGGCCGAGGGGGGCGGGTTTATAAGGGGGAGGCGGCGCCGCGGCCGCGCCAGCCCGACCCTGAGGCCGCCATCAGCCATGGCGGCGGTGCGCGCTCTGCTCCCGCTGCTCTGCACggccctgctgctgccgctgccccACCGCGCCGCcgcccaggaggaggaggatggcgTCCTGGTGCTGCGCGCCAGCTCCTTCGAGCAGGCGCTGGCCGAGCACCGATACCTGCTCGTCGAGTTCTGtgagcgcggcggggccgggccgggccggggggagcgggcgggcggggagcgAGGGCGCAGCCGGGGACGGGAGGGTCGGGCCGGGGAGAGGCGCTGCGGGACGGGCTCCCCCGGGCGGGTgtggggccgggccggggcgggggtcTGCGcggcccccggcccgcccctcCCCGGGGCTCCGTGAGTCCCGGCGGGCCTCGGTGCGCCCGGGAGTGGCGGCGGGGAGGCCCGGCCGCCGCTGACTCCCCATCCCGCAGACGCGCCGTGGTGCGGGCACTGCAAAGCGTTGGCGCCCGAGTACGCGAAGGCGGCGGCGAAGCTGAAGGCGGAGGGCTCGGAAATCCGGCTGGCCAAGGTGGACGCCACGGAGGAGTCGGAGCTGGCGCAGCAGTTCGGCGTGCGCGGCTATCCCACCATCAAGTTCTTCAAGAACGGCGACAAGGCTGCGCCCAAGGAGTACACGGGTGAGGAGGGCCAGGACGCAGGTGAAGCGGGCCTGGCTGCGCCGCCAGGGTGCAGAGGGCAGCAACGTGGCGCCGGGTCCCAGCACATGGCCccgtgctggagctgtgctgctgtgcccggACAAGGTCCACTGTGACAACGACCTGGGGATGGTGCTGAGCCCATGGGGAGCGGGCCAGCCTGCAATGGCCTCCCTCTGGAGAGATCCCCGAGGGCAGCCAGAGTGGAGGAAGCTGCTTTTAGCAAAGTGACTTGAGCTTGTTTTTTGTGTTGCTTAAGTTGACTCAAGCCTTTCCAGAACTGGAAACACACCTGGGCCATTGGGTGAGGAGGCAAACACGGGTAGTGAGAGGGCTGCAAGGAAGGCCAAGACAGAATTCAGCCAAGCCAGGCCCCAGAGTGCTGGTAACAGAGAGTGACATCCATAATAGAGATCCTGGAAGGAAAAGGTGCTGTGATAGCATAAGTAATACTGAGGTCATGGAGAAGTGTTGCATTACTGGTCAAAGTTTAAGGACGGGGGCAGGAGGTGAGAGAGGAATGGATTTGTGGGAGTCCCTTGTACCTTGACTTATCAATTAGGGATAAGCTTAATTACACTGTGAGTGAAAGGGAAAGAGTTGCGCAAATGCGATCCTGGTTCTTGCTGATCTCTTGACCAGCTGCTGAAAATCTTCTCTCCAAGCTGTAGGGCTTTGTGCTGGGGGCCTTGGCTGGGGGAAGGTGACTCCTTGTTCTCTCCTGTAGCTGGCAGGGAGGCAGACGACATCGTCAGCTGGCTGAGAAAGCGCACGGGCccggctgctgccagcctggctgatgTGGCTGCTGCCGAGGCTCTGGTGGACTCCAGTGAAGTGGTGGTGATTGGTTTCTTCAAGGTAGAGTTTGTGTTTTCCCTGGAGATGCTcttgtgtgtgtccagggccttccctgctccctcctggctgggGAAGGTTCTGTGCCTTATGCAACACTCGCTGCATTGCCTTCCTTGATCTTCCAGTTCTTCGGGCTGGGCCCTGGGATGGGAATGCTTGAGGTGATGTGGCTCATGTGAGACACCTTTCTTTGCTCCCCAGGATTCGGCATCAGAGGCAGCAAAGGagttcctgcaggcagcagaagcTGTGGATGATATTCCTTTTGGGATTTCCTCCAGTGCTGATGTCTTCACCAAGTACCAGATTAGTAAGGACAGTGTCATCCTCTTCAAGAAGGTACTGGCTGGTGCCAAGCCTGAGCACCACACTGGGCTCTGCTGtctctttccttttatttaattagTCAGACTCCCACAAGGTCAGTCCTGGTTGAAACAAAGGCcccatgctgctgctgtagctgtTCTTGGGCCTCAGAGCCTGTGGCCCCTTTGTGGGCTGGGGAGCCTCAGGGCCCACAGTGTGCAGCTGTGTCAgtctgccagccctgtgctgctctcccagagctgctgggctttggGTGCAGGTTGTTCCTTCACTCCCTTCCCTTTTACTCAgctctctgcagtgcagcagtgtCTCACAGTCCTGGACAGGCCCAAGGGAACAGCAGATGAGCCCTCTGGCTGCCATGGTGCTGTTTGGCTGTGTCGTAGCAGAGCTGCTTTTCACTGCCCACTGCTGACCCCTGCTGtgtccaggagctgctctgtctcactgctgtgggctctgcagtgcagggatTCCAGAGAAGCTCCTAAGAGGATTTGCAGTTCCAGCTGACTGGGCTGGGGCAGTGGATTATGTGCAGGAGGGTGCTGACTGCCTACAGAACCACAAATGCTCTAATGGAGGCATGACAATCCCTGTCACTGGGATGGATTTCCAAGTCTGAGCAGACAAGAAGAGGTTCTTCAGGCTTGGTGGCTCCTCACCCAGAGGTGCTGTGAGGCAAGACCGAGTGCTTTGGGTTCAGATTTACTAAAGCTGTAATGTCATCAATTGTGACTTTGCCCAGCCTGACCTAACACAAGACTTCCTTTTTGTTCACCTGAAACAATTGTTTTATTATACTGTACCTCTGACACTGTAGGTTTTTTTATGGTGATAGAAGCTTGTAGACTTCAATTCTGAGTCAGAGTCCCTCAGGTCAGTGTAGCTGAGGAAATATCTGGCTAATGAGCTCAAAATGCATTAACAAAATggtgggagaagggagggaggagtgTTTTGTTCTTGTCTCGTTTGGTAGTTGTGTGCTGTTGCATGAGTAGCTCTGTATGTCAGCTTTGTGTGCCAGCCagtgtgtgctgggagcaggagtggccatgctgtgccaggctggggaggggcagcccAGATCTACCCAGCCACTGGGGCTCCTCTCTGTTCTGTGCAATGGcgtggcagtgccacagcagctcctggatggATCTGCTCTGAACCAGGCAGAAAAGGAGCACCCACAGAAATCAAACCCCAGGGCAGGAGACCTTCGTGGCCTGTTTTGGGCTTTGGCTCCATACCGTTAGTTGGGTCCGAACTGAGAGGGTTTGGCTCATTGTTCTTCTCTTACTCTGTGAGAGTTGTCCAGACTTGCAGAGGGCCTCACGCAGCTGTCCTGATGGTGCTGAGGCAATCTGCAGAACTCCTCAGAGTGTTTGCAGAATTGttttcctcagcttttccaCTGAGGCTGGTGTGCCTCCCCTTAACAGAAGGGTATCTGAGTCCACACTCTTCCTTCTGTCAACAGCCCTAGTGTGGCCTtgccagggccctgctgtgcccttctgcacatcctccctgcagcctggatggGCCCTCTGCAGCTGTTGCTGTTTCAGGCTGCCAGAGGGTTCTGGGaatcctgctcagggctgacAGGGGTGATGGCCCCGTGGAACAGGACCTGGCACCTCCAGTGTGGTGTGCAGCATGTGCTGTTGTCCTGACACAGACTGGAATGAGTCCCCTGAGCTGGGCAAGTTGCTGTTTGCTGTCAGGTGTTCCCAGCActgtgtggctgcagtggctgctcagggcccttctTGGTGACTTGCACCATGAGTGCTCTCACAGTGGTGCAGAGCAAGGCTGAGATCAAGCctggctgttgctgctgcttgcCTTCTGGTGGGGGGTGATTTAAAGCTTTGCTTGCAAGGAAGATGGGCACCTTGATCCAGGTTTTAGGTGGATTTTTGGTAACCTCGTTGAGATGGAAGCCTGCTCAGAAGGAGTGCAGCTGAGATCCCTTGGGGCAGTGAGAGATTTGTGTGAGATGCACAAGTGTTCTGATGAAAAATGTCTGTTCTTGCAGTTCGATGAAGGCCAGAACAACTTTGAAGGGGATCTCACAAAAGATAATCTGCTGAACTTCATCAAGTCTAATTCATTGCCTCTGGTCATAGAGTTCACTGAGCAGGTGGGTTTTAGATGTCCAACAAGGCCTTCCCATTGCTGCTGCAAGAATGTAGTAGAGGTCCACTTGTAGATTGTATGATCATGTTTTATTGTGGAGCTGTCTCTGGGGATGTGGAGGAGTGGGGAGGACACAGAATACAGAGATGGGAgcttgctgtgcagagcaggcctGCAGCATTGGAGTTAAACTGGTCTGGATACTGATATGCCTCTGTTccaaaaataaagtttattttttactCCTCAGACTGCTCCTAAAATATTTGGAGGAGAGATCAAGACTCATATTCTGCTTTTCCTACCAAAAAGTGTGTCTGACTATCAAGGGAAGCTGGACAACTTCAAGAGTGCAGCTGGGGACTTCAAAGGGAAGGTGAGCTGGATTTCTTGGGTCATGAGCTAGGAGACCACCCACCTCTGCAGAGAGGTGTAGCACTGTCTTTAACCATGGAGCAGCTGTGGAGGGGGACTTGAAGCTAGCTCTCTCCTCTGGGACAGGGGAGGAAAAGAGCCAGCTCAGCTACACTTGGTGTGAGCGTGCACCTGAAGCGTCAGTAGCTACAAGGTACTCGTGTTCACCTCTTgcctttgccttttttcctcccaagaTCCTGTTCATCTTCATAGACAGTGACCACAGTGACAACCAGAGGATTTTGGAGTTCTTTGGCCTGAAGAAGGAAGAGTGCCCAGCTGTACGTCTGATCaccctggaggaagaaatgACCAAATACAAACCTGAATCTGATGAGCTCACGGCAGACAAGATCAAAGAGTTCTGTAACAAATTCCTGGCAGGCAAGATCAAGGTATGTGGATTAGCAGCAGTGGTGATGAATGGGGTGGCTGAGAGGGAACAGAAATGCTCcctgtgaggggctggagaAGCTCCTCCGCCTTGTGCACGGAGCATCCCGTGGGCTTTGTGCTTAGGAGTGAAAGGCAAAGCTGCTGGGGCCcggaggctgcaggagggtgagccagagcaggcagctgtgctctccctgtGGGACTGCACTGTTGGTCCAGTTGCTCTTTGTGCCAGCAGTGTGTGGAAGGTGTGAATTGTGTGGCGCAGGGGAAAGGGTTgtcagctcccagctgctgaggGGCTCTGTGTGGCTCAGCCTGCAGTGAGGGTGCAGCAAAGCCCAGTCCTTGGGGAACAGGGctgtcagcagggctgggggctttCCTCCCGCAGAGCTCTGTTGTCATTCTCTGCTCAAGAgcacctgctcctcctgctgggCCGGGGTGGGAAGGAGGCTCTGTGGGAGAAGAGGAAGTGACAGTTCATCTGGTTGCTTAAGCCTGTGACTGAGGCACCAGTGGGGTGTTGAAACCTGGCTTTTCCAGGATGTGTGATTGCATGATCAGCCCCAGTAGCTATGTAGCAAACAGTTTGAATTTCACTTTTTATTCCAGCCCCACCTAATGAGTCAGGATCTTCCTGAAGACTGGGACAAGCATCCTGTCAAAGTTCTGGTTGGGAAGAACTTTGAAGAAGTTGCTTTTGATGAGAACAAGAATGTCTTTGTGGAGTTCTGTGAGTATCTTTCTACAGCTGATTCCAAGTAACTGGTGTGAAAGGATTCCCAAAACCCCTGTGTGACCAGGATTAGGGGAAAAGCCTTTAGCAGCCTGGGCCCCAAAAGCAGTGCCTTGGTTGCAGAGATGTGTGAGAACTGTCTGGCTGGGGAGGAGTGGTGCCTCGTTAGATTGCTGGTgcagctgtgtgtctgtgatTAACAGATGCCCCGTGGTGTGGTCACTGCAAGCAGCTGGCCCCGATCTGGGACAAGCTGGGAGAAACCTACAGGGACCACGAGAACATTGTCATTGCCAAGATGGACTCGACGGCTAATGAAGTGGAGGCAGTGAAAATCCACAGCTTCCCCACACTCAAGTTcttccctgcaggctctggcagAAATGTAagcaggcagctgggctggccagggagcacagagcactCGCTGCTCGCTCTGCACAGGACTGGGGAGGGCTCTGCATCCTGTGGGCACGGAACACAGCGAGTCTGCAGGACACCCAGGGCCCTCTGAGGGGTCTGGGCTGTAGGGAAAGAGCCTGGGGGGCAGTGGGaagtgggaatggggaaaagagGGAGCATAGAGGACAGTGTGCTCATCTGCAGGCTATTCTTTCCTCGCAGTGATCTCTGAAGTCTAGTGGCTGAGCTGTTTTCCTTCGTCTCATATGGGTGAAGGTGAATTTTTAAATTCCCTTTTGCTTGGCATGTTCACTGTTGCTCAGAAAGAgaattctcctctccaggggtGTGGGTCTGTAGTGCCCATAACCAGCATCCTTGTGTTTTCCTGTGTAGGTAATTGACTATAATGGGGAGAGGACACTAGAAGGCTTCAAAAAATTCCTGGAGAGCGGAGGTCAGGATGGGGCAGCAGCTGATGATGTGAGTAATGTGTATGGTTACTCTGGGCCCTTGGGAGCAGGGTTCTGTGCCCGAACCCTCAGTCCTAAATAAGATCCTGTGTTGTTCCATATCATGTTGCTGGTGAGCAAAGTGCCCACACCAGTGTGGTCTGTTTGGGTGGCTGTGGGCCTGCAGTGCCTCCTGTCCTGGAGAGCACCCCGAGGGTGTCAGGCAGCGCTGCTGGGGCACTCGGCACCTGGAACTGGGCTGTGTGATCAGCGCCACATACCTGTGTGTCTGCTTGGAGGCTCTCAcctgctgggggctggggaggctACTACAGGTGTACAGGTGCCATCTTCTGTAAGGCTTCCTAATCCTTAATGTCCCGAGTCTGAAGCTCTTGATGGAAGTCTCTGGATGTGTTGTTAGCAtggcagcagagagcagtgaCCAGATGAGGggtgctgctcagtgctgggttCTGGGTCTGCCTCATGTGCCAGAAACCAGGAGCTGTCTGTAACCTCCACAGGATCTGGAGGACCTGGAGATGGATGAAGAAACTGAACTTGAGGAAGGTGATGAGGACGAGCAGAAACTTCAAAAGGATGAATTGTAAAGAGAAGACTGATCTACATCACCCAAAAAAATCAGACACTAAATTGGCTGCTATGATGCAGCCCAGTGAGTCAGAAACCCATTAAGATTTAAAGCAGAAGGTAAATGACTGGAAATCCAGGGATTGGCTTCTAAAGTAACACTTTACCCTCACTTGTCTGTACActtaccttttctttcttttggctTTTGAAAAGGGAACTGTCACTagggagccagcccagccagctggGCTCTTTTTTCTATTGTGATGTACTTTTTTGTACACAGCTTTTGTCTGGAGAACTCTGTTcttctgggcagcaggaggttGTGAGGTGGTACCAGGAGTTCAGTAGCCTGACAATCTGGAGCCTTGCCACTAACATCTTCcagacagctttttttttctctttttcttttaaaactaaaGCCCCTAATTGATTTCTGCACCTGGCAGGGTCCTTAGTGGTGTCAGCTGTTCTTCCCTGGAGCTGGCCTTCAGCAGATGTGGGGGCAGAAGGCTGATGGCTTCCTGGGGAAAGGTGTATGTGAAGGTGCTTCTCTTCATGCTAGCCAGAcgtttcctttcccttctcctttaaGACATTTGGAGATGTCTGTTCCAAGCTCCTGGAGGGGTGGAATACTGTGTGCACTGGCTGTGGCAGGCTCTGAGggtggaggtggctgctggCTCACCAGCTGTGTTGACATCCTTTTGATCAAAGACAAGAGTTGCAATCCCTTTCACGAATTATTTTGAGTGGGTTGACCCGGCAGGTGGGTGGTGGGGGAGGGCCTGATAAACAGATCAAACAGGACATTTGCAATTACTGGGGTTTGGGAATGTGGCTGAGGGAGTGCCTCACAGGCCTGAGCTGCATCAGGCTGGTTCTTAGCATTCTGCTACAATAACATTGGTACTGAATTTGATGGCCAAATAAAGTTGAGATTTTAATACTATTATGTCTCTTTGTCTTTATCAGCATGTAGGATATTTGAACCTACCCTGGAAGGGGAGATCAGAGTTGTAGGATTCCCAAGGGACTCTGCTGCAATGGGGTGTGTGTCACGTTCTCCAAGTAATTagtaaaggaaaagaacattCCAGTGCCGGTGTCCTGTCCGGATTCCAGGGGCTGGTGCAGGTGTGAGCGGCCGTGGCTTGGCTCTGGGAGCGCGcagcccctgggccagctgGCCGGGCTGAGGGGACattgctgctgggctctgctagTCAGGCTCACATGACCCCCTGAGCCACTGCTGCTATTTCCAAacctgctgcttgctgctgaAGGTATTTTGGTTAGAAAATATGCTATAAATGTCACAGGGAGGGCATGGTGAGGCTAGAGGACAACTGGGGGCACCTCAGTGGATGGGATGTGTGCTggagcagtggcacagggtgTTGGACAACACTTGTGTCTGtctccagctccagcctttGCTGGGCCCCAGATGTGGTGTTCCCAAActtggggcacagcagcaccagggctggggctgagcaggccCCCCCTCAGCACGGGATGAGGAAGGGCTGTCcctgacagagcagcagccaggtgtgtgtgAGACCTGTACCTGCAGAtacagggaggagctgcctcCCTCCAGGGC encodes:
- the P4HB gene encoding protein disulfide-isomerase, translating into MAAVRALLPLLCTALLLPLPHRAAAQEEEDGVLVLRASSFEQALAEHRYLLVEFYAPWCGHCKALAPEYAKAAAKLKAEGSEIRLAKVDATEESELAQQFGVRGYPTIKFFKNGDKAAPKEYTAGREADDIVSWLRKRTGPAAASLADVAAAEALVDSSEVVVIGFFKDSASEAAKEFLQAAEAVDDIPFGISSSADVFTKYQISKDSVILFKKFDEGQNNFEGDLTKDNLLNFIKSNSLPLVIEFTEQTAPKIFGGEIKTHILLFLPKSVSDYQGKLDNFKSAAGDFKGKILFIFIDSDHSDNQRILEFFGLKKEECPAVRLITLEEEMTKYKPESDELTADKIKEFCNKFLAGKIKPHLMSQDLPEDWDKHPVKVLVGKNFEEVAFDENKNVFVEFYAPWCGHCKQLAPIWDKLGETYRDHENIVIAKMDSTANEVEAVKIHSFPTLKFFPAGSGRNVIDYNGERTLEGFKKFLESGGQDGAAADDDLEDLEMDEETELEEGDEDEQKLQKDEL